One genomic segment of Erythrolamprus reginae isolate rEryReg1 chromosome 2, rEryReg1.hap1, whole genome shotgun sequence includes these proteins:
- the LOC139163174 gene encoding protein ZAR1-like — protein sequence MQGFVYPLYGVYHSYGSSFTPSHDGASTLPSKQKLLSWKQIRCGAISNLYRGAFSAPPVTPSVSSPDYLDTYKRAQLKALHRKANTKEAGVQVNPQTDAAVQCSLGSRPLQAIQPEQECEEKGTSAKKGDGGGEEKAGAEGGLPGPAVGYSAQQQVRKGGEAEGGASGLLRRCAWLEITFRPPSAAWKKLVVSWALGLPSSGSRKPHSLSLSRGTPHEAESLREVVEGYPEAPEVRVGALPKAHTPQRPSPCRGKRKKRE from the exons ATGCAGGGCTTCGTTTATCCACTTTACGGCGTCTACCACAGTTATGGAAGCAGCTTCACCCCGAGCCACGACGGGGCCTCGACGCTGCCGTCCAAGCAGAAGCTGCTGAGCTGGAAGCAGATCAGGTGCGGAGCCATCTCCAATCTCTACCGAGGGGCGTTCTCGGCCCCTCCCGTAACCCCTTCGGTGTCTTCGCCGGATTACTTGGACACCTACAAGCGAGCGCAGCTGAAGGCGCTGCACCGCAAAGCCAACACCAAAGAAGCGGGCGTCCAGGTGAACCCGCAGACGGACGCCGCGGTGCAATGCTCGCTCGGATCCCGGCCACTCCAGGCCATCCAGCCGGAGCAGGAGTGTGAGGAAAAGGGGACGTCCGCTAAGAAAGGGGACGGCGGTGGCGAAGAAAAGGCGGGAGCTGAAGGCGGGCTGCCAGGGCCCGCCGTCGGATACTCAGCCCAGCAGCAGGTCAGAAAAGGAGGCGAGGCTGAGGGAGGCGCTAGCGGCCTCCTCAGACGTTGCGCCTGGTTGGAAATCACCTTCCGGCCTCCTTCAGCGGCTTGGAAGAAATTGGTTGTTAGCTGGGCTTTAGGATTgcctagctcaggg TCTAGGAAGCCACACTCGCTCTCCTTATCCCGTGGGACTCCACATGAGGCCGAGAGCCTGCGGGAGGTGGTGGAAGGATATCCAGAGGCGCCCGAGGTGAGAGTGGGGGCTCTTCCCAAGGCCCATACTCCCCAGCGGCCCTCCCCCTGCAGGGGGAAGCGGAAGAAACGGGAATGA